In a genomic window of Anomalospiza imberbis isolate Cuckoo-Finch-1a 21T00152 chromosome 5, ASM3175350v1, whole genome shotgun sequence:
- the MEST gene encoding mesoderm-specific transcript homolog protein: MKEWWLQVGLLGVPLLAVYLHIPPPQLSPALRSWKSSGSFFTYKDLNIFYRDSSGAVGSSDVVVLLHGFPTSSYDWSKIWEGLTQRFHRVIALDFLGFGFSDKPRPHGYSIFEQATIVEGLLRHLGLRHQRINLLSHDYGDTVAQELLHRFEHNKTGSILINSLCLSNGGIFPEAYYPRFIQKLLKDGGLLSPILLRLMNFFFFSGGLRAVFGPYTQPSQAEFWDMWTAVRNNDGNLVMDSILQYINQRKKHRERWVGALMSTSVPLHLIYGPLDPVNPQPEFLQLYKKVLPMSTVSMLDDHISHYPHLEDPMGFLNAYLNFINSF; encoded by the exons ATGAAGGAGTGGTGGCTgcaggtggggctgctgggcGTGCCCCTCCTCGCCGTCTACCTGCACATCCCACCGCCCCAGCTTTCCCCGGCGCTCCGCTCCTGGAAATCCTCCGGCAGCTTCTTCACCTACAAGGACCTGAACATCTTCTACAGAG ATTCCAGCGGCGCTGTCGGCAGCTCTGACGTCGTGGTGCTCCTGCACGGCTTCCCAACATCCAGCTACGACTGGAGCAAG ATCTGGGAAGGGCTGACCCAGCGCTTCCACCGGGTGATTGCCCTGGATTTCCTCGGATTTGGGTTCAGTGACAAGCCT AGGCCCCATGGCTACTCCATCTTCGAGCAGGCCACCATCGTGGAGGGGCTGCTGCGACACCTCGGGCTCCGGCACCAGCGGATCAACCTCCTGTCCCACGATTATGGGGACACGGtggcccaggagctgctccacag gttTGAGCACAACAAAACTGGAAGCATCCTGATCAACAGCCTCTGTTTGTCCAACGGAG GGATTTTTCCCGAAGCGTACTACCCCCGCTTCATCCAGAAG ctCCTCAAGGATGGAGGGTTGCTGTCCCCCATCCTCCTGCGGCTGATGaacttcttcttcttctccgGAGG gctcaGGGCAGTTTTTGGGCCCTACACGCAGCCCTCCCAGGCAGAATTCTGGGATATGTGGACGGCAGTGCGGAATAACGATGGGAATCTCGTTATGGACAG tATTTTGCAGTACATAAACCAGAGAAAGAAGCACAGAGAGCGCTGGGTTGGGGCTTTGATGTCTACCTCGGTCCCAC TGCATCTCATCTACGGGCCCCTGGACCCTGTGAATCCACAGCCAGAGTTCCTCCAGCTTTACAA GAAGGTGCTTCCCATGTCCACAGTGTCCATGCTGGATGACCACATCAGCCACTATCCCCACCTGGAGGATCCCATGGGATTTCTGAATGCCTATCTGAACTTCATCAACTCcttctga
- the COPG2 gene encoding coatomer subunit gamma-2 isoform X2 has translation MIKKFDKKDEESGSGSNPFQHLEKSAVLQEARLFNETPINPRRCLHILTKILYLLNQGEHFGTTEATEAFFAMTRLFQSNDQTLRRMCYLTIKEMANISEDVIIVTSSLTKDMTGKEDVYRGPAIRALCRITDGTMLQAIERYMKQAIVDKVPGVSSSALVSSLHMMKISYDVVKRWINEAQEAASSDNIMVQYHALGLLYHLRKNDRLAVSKMLNKFTKSGLKSPFAYCMLIRIASKLLKESEEGQESPLFDFIESCLRNKHEMVIYEAASAIIHLPNCTARELAPAVSVLQLFCSSPKPVLRYAAVRTLNKVAMKHPSAVTACNLDLENLITDSNRSIATLAITTLLKTGSESSVDRLMKQISSFVSEISDEFKVVVVQAISALCQKYPRKHSVMMTFLSNMLRDDGGFEYKRAIVDCIISIIEENPESKESGLAHLCEFIEDCEHTVLATKILHLLGKEGPRTPSPSKYIRFIFNRVVLENEAVRAAAVSALAKFGAQNENLLPSILVLLQRCMMDSDDEVRDRATFYLNVLQQRQLALNAAYIFNGLTVSVPGMEKALHQYTLEPSEKPFDMKTVPLATAPIFEQKAEIALVTSKPEKVAPSRQDIFQEQLAAIPEFKGLGPLFKSSEPVQLTEAETEYFVRCIKHVFPTHIVFQFDCTNTLNDQLLERVTVQMEPSDGYDVICCIPAPSLAYNQPGMCYTLVRIPQDDPTAVTCTFSCTMKFTVRDCDPSTGVPEEDGYEDEYVLEDLEVTVSDHLQKVLKPNFAAAWEEVGDDFEKEETFALSSIKTLDEAVNNIIKFLGMQPCERSDKVPENKNSHTLYLAAVRGFNSVWQPRMRV, from the exons aTGATCAAGAAGTTCGATAAAAAGGACGAGGAGTCCG GCAGTGGCTCCAATCCTTTCCAGCATCTGGAGAAGAGTGCTGTGCTTCAGGAG GCACGGCTCTTCAATGAGACCCCAATAAACCCACGAAGATGCCTCCACATCCTTACCAAGATCCTGTACCTGCTGAACCAG GGTGAACACTTCGGAACCACGGAAGCCACGGAAGCTTTTTTTGCCATGACCAGGTTGTTTCAGTCGAATGAT CAAACCCTCAGAAGAATGTGTTACCTCACAATCAAAGAGATGGCCAATATCTCTGAGGATGTCATCATTGTCACCAGCAG tTTGACTAAAGACATGACGGGAAAGGAGGACGTCTATCGAGGCCCGGCCATCCGAGCTCTGTGCAGGATCACTGAT GGTACAATGCTCCAAGCCATTGAGAGGTACATGAAACAGGCCATTGTGGACAAAGTCCCCGGCGTGTCCAGCTCTGCACTGGTGTCTTCCTTG cacaTGATGAAGATCAGCTATGACGTGGTCAAAAGGTGGATCAATGAAGCTCAGGAAGCAGCTTCCAGTGACAACATCATGGTACAG TATCATGCTTTGGGGCTGCTCTATCACCTTAGGAAAAACGACCGCCTGGCTGTCTCCAAGATGCTGAATAAATTCACCAAATCTGGCCTGAAATCCCCCTTTGCCTACTGCATGCTGATCAGGATTGCCAGCAAACTCCTCAAGGAATCTGAGGAGGG CCAGGAAAGTCCCCTGTTTGACTTCATCGAGAGCTGCCTGAGGAACAAGCACGAGATGGTGATTTATGAGGCTGCCTCTGCCATCATCCACCTGCCCAACTGCACGGCCAGGGAGCTGGCACCTGCTGTGTCAG tgttGCAGCTTTTCTGCAGCTCTCCCAAACCTGTCCTGCGCTACGCAGCCGTGCGGACCCTCAATAAA GTGGCCATGAAACATCCATCTGCAGTCACTGCCTGCAACCTGGACCTGGAAAACCTCATCACAGACTCCAACAGGAGCATCGCCACGCTGGCCATCACCACGCTGCTGAAGACTGGCAGCGAGAGCAGCGTGGACAGGCTCATGAAGCAGATCTCCTCCTTCGTGTCAGAAATCTCAGATGAGTTTAAG GTTGTGGTCGTGCAGGCCATCAGTGCCCTGTGCCAGAAGTACCCTCGGAAGCACAGTGTGATGATGACCTTCCTCTCCAACATGCTCAGGGACGAT GGTGGCTTTGAGTACAAGAGAGCCATTGTGGATTGTATCATCAGCATCATCGAGGAGAACCCTGAGAGCAAGGAGTCGGGCTTGGCTCACCTGTGCGAGTTCATCGAGGACTGCGAGCACACCGTGCTGGCCACCAAGATCCTGCACCTGCTGGGCAAGGAGGGCCCCAGGACCCCGTCCCCCTCCAAGTACATCCGCTTCATCTTCAACAGGGTGGTGCTGGAGAACGAGGCTGTGAGGGCTG ctgctgtcagTGCTTTGGCAAAGTTTGGGGCACAGAATGAGAATCTGCTTCCCAGcatcctggtgctgctgcagag GTGCATGATGGACAGCGACGACGAAGTCAGGGACAGGGCAACGTTCTACTTGAATGTCCTGCAGCAGAGACAGCTGGCCCTGAATGCTGCCTACATTTTTAATG GGCTGACAGTCTCTGTTCCTGGGATGGAGAAGGCCCTGCACCAGTACACACTGGAGCCCTCAGAGAAACCCTTTGACATGAAAACCGTTCCCCTGGCTACGGCTCCCATCTTTGAACAGAAAGCAG AGATTGCCCTGGTGACCAGCAAACCTGAGAAAGTGGCTCCCTCACGCCAGGATATTTTTCAAG AACAACTGGCAGCCATCCCAGAATTTAAGGGCCTGGGTCCTTTGTTCAAATCCTCCGAGCCAGTGCAGCTCACAGAAGCGGAAACGGAGTATTTTGTTCGCTGCATCAAACACGTGTTCCCGACCCACATCGTTTTCCAG tttgaTTGCACAAACACCTTGAATGATCAGCTCCTGGAGAGAGTGACGGTGCAGATGGAGCCGTCAGATGGTTATGATGTGATCTGCTgcatcccagctcccagcctggcctACAACCAGCCTGGGATGTGCTACACCCTGGTCAGGATCCCCCAGGATGACCCCACTGCAG TCACTTGTACCTTCAGCTGCACCATGAAGTTCACGGTGCGGGACTGCGACCCCAGCACGGGGGTGCCAGAAGAGGATGGGTATGAGGATGAGTATGTG ctggAAGACTTGGAGGTGACAGTGTCTGATCATCTCCAGAAAGTTTTAAAGCCCAACTTTGCAGCTGCCTGGGAAGAGGTGGGAGATGACTTTGAGAAAGAAGAAACCTTTGCACTCAGTTCCATCAAAACCCTGGATG AAGCTGTCAATAACATCATCAAGTTCCTGGGCATGCAGCCCTGCGAGAGGTCAGATAAAGTGCCGGAAAACAAAAATTCTCACACCCTCTACTTGGCTG CTGTCCGAGGATTTAACTCAGTTTGGCAGCCCAGGATGAGGGTGTGA
- the COPG2 gene encoding coatomer subunit gamma-2 isoform X1: MIKKFDKKDEESGSGSNPFQHLEKSAVLQEARLFNETPINPRRCLHILTKILYLLNQGEHFGTTEATEAFFAMTRLFQSNDQTLRRMCYLTIKEMANISEDVIIVTSSLTKDMTGKEDVYRGPAIRALCRITDGTMLQAIERYMKQAIVDKVPGVSSSALVSSLHMMKISYDVVKRWINEAQEAASSDNIMVQYHALGLLYHLRKNDRLAVSKMLNKFTKSGLKSPFAYCMLIRIASKLLKESEEGQESPLFDFIESCLRNKHEMVIYEAASAIIHLPNCTARELAPAVSVLQLFCSSPKPVLRYAAVRTLNKVAMKHPSAVTACNLDLENLITDSNRSIATLAITTLLKTGSESSVDRLMKQISSFVSEISDEFKVVVVQAISALCQKYPRKHSVMMTFLSNMLRDDGGFEYKRAIVDCIISIIEENPESKESGLAHLCEFIEDCEHTVLATKILHLLGKEGPRTPSPSKYIRFIFNRVVLENEAVRAAAVSALAKFGAQNENLLPSILVLLQRCMMDSDDEVRDRATFYLNVLQQRQLALNAAYIFNGLTVSVPGMEKALHQYTLEPSEKPFDMKTVPLATAPIFEQKAEIALVTSKPEKVAPSRQDIFQEQLAAIPEFKGLGPLFKSSEPVQLTEAETEYFVRCIKHVFPTHIVFQFDCTNTLNDQLLERVTVQMEPSDGYDVICCIPAPSLAYNQPGMCYTLVRIPQDDPTAVTCTFSCTMKFTVRDCDPSTGVPEEDGYEDEYVLEDLEVTVSDHLQKVLKPNFAAAWEEVGDDFEKEETFALSSIKTLDEAVNNIIKFLGMQPCERSDKVPENKNSHTLYLAGVYRGGCDVLVRSRLALGDGVTMQVTVRSKDETSVDVILASVG; the protein is encoded by the exons aTGATCAAGAAGTTCGATAAAAAGGACGAGGAGTCCG GCAGTGGCTCCAATCCTTTCCAGCATCTGGAGAAGAGTGCTGTGCTTCAGGAG GCACGGCTCTTCAATGAGACCCCAATAAACCCACGAAGATGCCTCCACATCCTTACCAAGATCCTGTACCTGCTGAACCAG GGTGAACACTTCGGAACCACGGAAGCCACGGAAGCTTTTTTTGCCATGACCAGGTTGTTTCAGTCGAATGAT CAAACCCTCAGAAGAATGTGTTACCTCACAATCAAAGAGATGGCCAATATCTCTGAGGATGTCATCATTGTCACCAGCAG tTTGACTAAAGACATGACGGGAAAGGAGGACGTCTATCGAGGCCCGGCCATCCGAGCTCTGTGCAGGATCACTGAT GGTACAATGCTCCAAGCCATTGAGAGGTACATGAAACAGGCCATTGTGGACAAAGTCCCCGGCGTGTCCAGCTCTGCACTGGTGTCTTCCTTG cacaTGATGAAGATCAGCTATGACGTGGTCAAAAGGTGGATCAATGAAGCTCAGGAAGCAGCTTCCAGTGACAACATCATGGTACAG TATCATGCTTTGGGGCTGCTCTATCACCTTAGGAAAAACGACCGCCTGGCTGTCTCCAAGATGCTGAATAAATTCACCAAATCTGGCCTGAAATCCCCCTTTGCCTACTGCATGCTGATCAGGATTGCCAGCAAACTCCTCAAGGAATCTGAGGAGGG CCAGGAAAGTCCCCTGTTTGACTTCATCGAGAGCTGCCTGAGGAACAAGCACGAGATGGTGATTTATGAGGCTGCCTCTGCCATCATCCACCTGCCCAACTGCACGGCCAGGGAGCTGGCACCTGCTGTGTCAG tgttGCAGCTTTTCTGCAGCTCTCCCAAACCTGTCCTGCGCTACGCAGCCGTGCGGACCCTCAATAAA GTGGCCATGAAACATCCATCTGCAGTCACTGCCTGCAACCTGGACCTGGAAAACCTCATCACAGACTCCAACAGGAGCATCGCCACGCTGGCCATCACCACGCTGCTGAAGACTGGCAGCGAGAGCAGCGTGGACAGGCTCATGAAGCAGATCTCCTCCTTCGTGTCAGAAATCTCAGATGAGTTTAAG GTTGTGGTCGTGCAGGCCATCAGTGCCCTGTGCCAGAAGTACCCTCGGAAGCACAGTGTGATGATGACCTTCCTCTCCAACATGCTCAGGGACGAT GGTGGCTTTGAGTACAAGAGAGCCATTGTGGATTGTATCATCAGCATCATCGAGGAGAACCCTGAGAGCAAGGAGTCGGGCTTGGCTCACCTGTGCGAGTTCATCGAGGACTGCGAGCACACCGTGCTGGCCACCAAGATCCTGCACCTGCTGGGCAAGGAGGGCCCCAGGACCCCGTCCCCCTCCAAGTACATCCGCTTCATCTTCAACAGGGTGGTGCTGGAGAACGAGGCTGTGAGGGCTG ctgctgtcagTGCTTTGGCAAAGTTTGGGGCACAGAATGAGAATCTGCTTCCCAGcatcctggtgctgctgcagag GTGCATGATGGACAGCGACGACGAAGTCAGGGACAGGGCAACGTTCTACTTGAATGTCCTGCAGCAGAGACAGCTGGCCCTGAATGCTGCCTACATTTTTAATG GGCTGACAGTCTCTGTTCCTGGGATGGAGAAGGCCCTGCACCAGTACACACTGGAGCCCTCAGAGAAACCCTTTGACATGAAAACCGTTCCCCTGGCTACGGCTCCCATCTTTGAACAGAAAGCAG AGATTGCCCTGGTGACCAGCAAACCTGAGAAAGTGGCTCCCTCACGCCAGGATATTTTTCAAG AACAACTGGCAGCCATCCCAGAATTTAAGGGCCTGGGTCCTTTGTTCAAATCCTCCGAGCCAGTGCAGCTCACAGAAGCGGAAACGGAGTATTTTGTTCGCTGCATCAAACACGTGTTCCCGACCCACATCGTTTTCCAG tttgaTTGCACAAACACCTTGAATGATCAGCTCCTGGAGAGAGTGACGGTGCAGATGGAGCCGTCAGATGGTTATGATGTGATCTGCTgcatcccagctcccagcctggcctACAACCAGCCTGGGATGTGCTACACCCTGGTCAGGATCCCCCAGGATGACCCCACTGCAG TCACTTGTACCTTCAGCTGCACCATGAAGTTCACGGTGCGGGACTGCGACCCCAGCACGGGGGTGCCAGAAGAGGATGGGTATGAGGATGAGTATGTG ctggAAGACTTGGAGGTGACAGTGTCTGATCATCTCCAGAAAGTTTTAAAGCCCAACTTTGCAGCTGCCTGGGAAGAGGTGGGAGATGACTTTGAGAAAGAAGAAACCTTTGCACTCAGTTCCATCAAAACCCTGGATG AAGCTGTCAATAACATCATCAAGTTCCTGGGCATGCAGCCCTGCGAGAGGTCAGATAAAGTGCCGGAAAACAAAAATTCTCACACCCTCTACTTGGCTG GTGTGTACAGAGGTGGCTGTGACGTGCTGGTCAGGTCCAGGCTGGCCCTTGGGGACGGTGTGACCATGCAGGTGACAGTCAGGAGCAAGGACGAGACGTCCGTCGATGTCATCCTGGCTTCCGTGGGCTGA